One window from the genome of Paraclostridium sordellii encodes:
- the grdA gene encoding glycine/sarcosine/betaine reductase complex selenoprotein A, translating to MSALSNKKIIIIGDRDGIPGPAIEECVNTVENTEIVFASTECFVUTAAGAMDLENQNRVKEATEKFGAENVVVLLGAAEAEAAGLAAETVTAGDPTFAGPLAGVELGLAVYHVVEPEVKELFDDSVYEDQISMMEMVLEVDEIVEEMNSIRDQFCKYNA from the coding sequence ATGAGCGCATTAAGTAATAAAAAAATCATAATAATAGGTGACCGTGATGGAATTCCGGGACCTGCTATAGAAGAGTGTGTAAACACTGTAGAAAATACTGAAATAGTTTTTGCTTCAACAGAATGTTTTGTCTGAACTGCTGCTGGGGCTATGGACTTAGAAAACCAAAACAGAGTTAAAGAAGCTACTGAAAAATTCGGTGCTGAAAATGTTGTGGTTTTACTAGGTGCTGCTGAAGCCGAAGCTGCAGGTCTTGCAGCTGAAACAGTAACTGCTGGAGATCCAACTTTCGCTGGACCGCTTGCTGGTGTTGAGTTAGGATTAGCTGTTTATCATGTTGTTGAACCAGAAGTAAAAGAATTATTCGATGATTCAGTTTATGAAGATCAAATAAGTATGATGGAAATGGTTCTTGAAGTTGATGAAATAGTTGAAGAAATGAACAGTATAAGAGATCAATTCTGTAAATATAATGCCTAA
- the grdC gene encoding glycine/sarcosine/betaine reductase complex component C subunit beta yields MTFPVLKGASYILVHTPDMIVQNGTTCAVERETHPDSEFLKEVKNHIRGYEEVVNYIPNQVYIGNNRPEELREIALPWCEHKMEGTRQGKLGEIMPQDEFLLMMQICDAFDLVKLKEDFVNNIKPDFENNYPELAPFFGKVKGDNIDDAKELIADHHAEGLYHDGELVGYVKRAHDVDVNLNAHTMFENLVVKASGVVAAIQLIRKNNINPLDIDYVIECSEEACGDMNQRGGGNFAKSIAEMAGLQNASGSDTRGFCAGPTHALINAAALVKSGVYKNVMVVAGGASAKLGMNAKDHVKKGLPVLEDVVGGFAILVSENDGVNPIIRTDLTGKHTVGTGSSPQAVMTALITTGLDRANLKITDVDVYSVEMQNPDITKPAGAGDVPEANYKMIGALAVKRGDLEKKELKNFVSERGIPGWAPTQGHIPSGVPYIGFCIDDLTNGDKNRAMIVGKGSLFLGRMTNLFDGVSFIVERNQGVEEEAAAVSKEEIKKIIAESMRKLAQDMLIEE; encoded by the coding sequence ATGACATTTCCAGTTTTAAAAGGGGCAAGCTACATCTTAGTTCACACACCAGATATGATAGTTCAAAATGGTACTACTTGTGCTGTTGAAAGAGAAACACATCCAGATTCAGAATTTTTAAAAGAAGTAAAAAACCATATAAGAGGATATGAAGAAGTTGTAAACTACATACCAAACCAAGTTTATATAGGAAACAATAGACCTGAAGAATTAAGAGAGATAGCTCTTCCTTGGTGCGAACATAAAATGGAAGGTACTAGACAAGGAAAACTTGGGGAAATAATGCCTCAAGATGAATTCTTATTAATGATGCAAATATGTGATGCTTTTGACTTAGTTAAGTTAAAAGAAGATTTTGTAAATAATATAAAACCTGATTTTGAAAATAATTACCCAGAACTAGCTCCATTCTTTGGAAAAGTTAAGGGAGATAATATAGATGATGCAAAAGAATTAATAGCTGATCACCATGCTGAAGGATTATACCATGATGGTGAATTAGTTGGATATGTAAAAAGAGCTCATGATGTTGATGTTAACTTAAATGCTCATACAATGTTTGAAAACTTAGTTGTTAAGGCTTCAGGAGTTGTTGCAGCTATACAATTAATTAGAAAAAATAATATAAATCCATTAGATATAGATTATGTTATAGAGTGTTCAGAAGAGGCTTGTGGAGATATGAACCAAAGAGGTGGAGGTAACTTTGCTAAGTCTATAGCTGAAATGGCTGGACTTCAAAATGCTTCTGGTTCTGATACAAGAGGATTCTGTGCTGGACCTACTCATGCTTTAATAAATGCTGCTGCACTTGTTAAATCAGGAGTTTATAAAAATGTTATGGTAGTTGCAGGTGGAGCTAGTGCTAAGCTTGGAATGAATGCTAAAGACCATGTTAAAAAAGGTCTTCCAGTTTTAGAAGATGTTGTTGGAGGATTCGCTATACTAGTTTCTGAAAATGATGGTGTAAATCCAATAATAAGAACTGACTTAACAGGAAAACATACTGTTGGAACAGGATCTTCTCCACAAGCTGTTATGACTGCTTTAATAACTACAGGTCTTGATAGAGCTAACTTAAAAATAACTGATGTTGATGTTTACTCAGTTGAAATGCAAAACCCAGATATAACTAAGCCAGCTGGAGCTGGAGATGTTCCAGAAGCTAACTACAAAATGATAGGTGCTCTTGCTGTTAAACGTGGGGACTTAGAGAAAAAAGAATTAAAGAACTTTGTAAGTGAAAGAGGAATACCAGGATGGGCTCCAACTCAAGGACATATACCATCAGGAGTTCCATATATAGGATTCTGTATAGATGATTTAACTAATGGTGATAAAAATAGAGCTATGATAGTTGGTAAAGGAAGTTTATTCTTAGGTAGAATGACTAACTTATTCGATGGTGTTTCTTTCATAGTAGAAAGAAATCAAGGTGTAGAAGAAGAAGCTGCTGCTGTTTCTAAGGAAGAAATAAAGAAAATAATAGCAGAATCAATGAGAAAATTAGCTCAAGATATGTTAATAGAAGAATAA
- the grdB gene encoding glycine reductase complex selenoprotein B, with protein sequence MEKIRVVHYVNQFFAGIGGEEKADTKPHIAESLPPISAQLNKLLGDEIEIVGTVVCGDSYFGENMESASQEVLEMVKSFNPQLFIAGPAFNAGRYGVAAGTITKFVKDELGIPALTGMYVENPGADMFKKELYIIETADSAAGMRKALPKIAAFAKKLAKGEEIGSPAEEGYIERGIRVNYFAKERGSKRAVDMLLKKIKGEEFKTEYPMPNFDRVDPNPAIKDLAHAKIALVTSGGIVPKGNPDRIESSSASKYGEYSIAGVMDLTEDTYETAHGGFDPVYCNLDADRVLPVDVLRDLEAEGAIGSLHELFYSTTGNGTAVASSKKFAAEFAQKLKDAGVDAVILTSTUGTCTRCGATMVKEIERAGLPVVHICTVVPISLTVGANRIVPAIAIPHPLGNPKLDPAEEKALRRKIVEKALVALTTEVDGQTVFEEDITLKDISAKA encoded by the coding sequence ATGGAAAAGATAAGAGTAGTTCACTACGTAAACCAATTCTTCGCAGGAATTGGTGGAGAAGAAAAAGCTGATACTAAGCCACATATAGCTGAAAGCTTACCTCCAATAAGTGCACAATTAAACAAGTTATTAGGGGATGAAATCGAAATAGTTGGAACTGTAGTTTGTGGGGATAGCTACTTTGGAGAAAATATGGAGTCTGCTAGCCAAGAAGTTTTAGAAATGGTTAAAAGCTTCAATCCACAATTATTTATAGCTGGTCCAGCGTTCAATGCAGGTAGATACGGGGTTGCTGCAGGAACAATAACTAAGTTTGTAAAAGACGAGTTAGGTATACCAGCTTTAACAGGAATGTACGTTGAAAACCCAGGAGCAGATATGTTCAAAAAAGAACTTTATATAATAGAGACTGCTGACTCTGCTGCTGGTATGAGAAAGGCTCTTCCAAAAATAGCAGCTTTCGCTAAAAAGTTAGCTAAAGGTGAAGAGATAGGATCTCCAGCTGAAGAAGGTTATATAGAAAGAGGAATAAGAGTTAACTACTTCGCTAAAGAAAGAGGTTCTAAGAGAGCTGTAGATATGTTACTAAAGAAAATAAAAGGCGAAGAGTTCAAAACTGAATATCCAATGCCAAACTTTGATAGAGTAGATCCAAACCCAGCTATAAAAGATTTAGCTCACGCTAAGATAGCTTTAGTTACTTCTGGTGGTATAGTTCCTAAAGGAAACCCAGACAGAATAGAGTCATCTTCTGCTTCTAAGTACGGTGAGTACAGTATAGCAGGTGTTATGGACTTAACTGAAGACACTTATGAAACTGCTCATGGTGGATTCGACCCAGTTTATTGTAATCTAGATGCGGATAGAGTTTTACCAGTAGATGTTTTAAGAGACTTAGAAGCTGAAGGAGCTATAGGATCTTTACATGAGTTATTCTACTCAACTACAGGTAACGGAACTGCTGTTGCAAGTTCTAAGAAGTTTGCTGCTGAGTTTGCTCAAAAACTAAAAGATGCAGGCGTAGATGCAGTAATCTTAACTTCTACTTGAGGTACTTGTACTCGTTGCGGTGCAACGATGGTAAAAGAGATAGAAAGAGCAGGACTTCCTGTTGTTCATATCTGTACAGTAGTACCTATATCTTTAACAGTTGGAGCTAATAGAATAGTTCCTGCTATAGCTATACCTCATCCTCTTGGAAATCCTAAGTTAGATCCAGCTGAGGAAAAAGCTTTAAGAAGAAAAATAGTTGAAAAGGCTTTAGTTGCTTTAACTACTGAAGTTGACGGTCAAACAGTATTTGAAGAAGATATAACTTTAAAAGATATATCTGCAAAAGCTTAA
- the grdD gene encoding glycine/sarcosine/betaine reductase complex component C subunit alpha has translation MPKKIIADTFLDIANAIESGEFGKKVRVGLTTLGSEHGTENLVKGAHLAKSNLFDIVLIGPKVDTDLEVVEVNDESEMHSKMEELLDSGYIDACVTMHYNFPIGVSTVGRVITPGRGKEMILATTTGTSATHRIEAMVRNAVYGISTAKSIGIKNPTVGILNVDGARQVEKALKDLQSNGYDISFAESVRADGGCVMRGNDLLCGAPDVMVTDTLSGNIFMKVFSSFTTGGDYEANGFGYGPGVGEDYDRKILILSRASGSPVVANALRYAYDVVKGDVTKVSKEEFKAAKNAKYDDIIAALTKKEVKKDDEEEVKMPEKEVVTHQISGIDIMDLEDAVKVLWKNGIYAESGMGCTGPIVLVAEGKGEVCVKLLLDSGYTAK, from the coding sequence ATGCCTAAGAAGATTATTGCTGATACTTTTCTTGATATAGCTAATGCTATTGAGAGCGGCGAATTTGGTAAAAAAGTAAGAGTTGGTTTGACTACTTTAGGTAGTGAACATGGAACTGAAAACTTAGTAAAAGGTGCTCATCTAGCTAAGTCAAACCTATTTGATATAGTGTTAATAGGGCCTAAGGTTGATACTGATTTAGAGGTTGTTGAAGTTAATGATGAAAGTGAAATGCATTCTAAAATGGAAGAGTTATTAGACTCAGGTTACATTGATGCTTGTGTAACTATGCATTATAACTTCCCAATAGGAGTATCAACTGTTGGTAGAGTTATAACTCCAGGTAGGGGTAAGGAAATGATTCTTGCTACTACTACGGGTACTAGTGCTACTCACAGAATAGAAGCTATGGTTAGAAATGCAGTTTATGGAATATCTACTGCTAAATCTATAGGAATAAAAAATCCTACTGTAGGTATATTAAATGTTGACGGTGCTAGACAAGTTGAAAAGGCTCTAAAAGATTTACAATCTAATGGATATGATATAAGTTTTGCTGAATCAGTTAGAGCTGACGGTGGTTGTGTAATGAGAGGTAACGATTTATTATGTGGCGCTCCGGATGTAATGGTTACTGATACTTTAAGCGGAAATATATTTATGAAAGTATTCTCTTCATTTACTACTGGTGGAGATTATGAAGCTAATGGATTTGGATATGGTCCTGGTGTAGGTGAAGACTACGATAGAAAGATATTAATATTATCAAGAGCATCTGGTTCTCCAGTTGTTGCTAATGCACTTAGATATGCTTATGATGTTGTTAAAGGTGACGTTACTAAAGTATCTAAGGAAGAATTTAAAGCAGCTAAAAATGCAAAATATGATGATATAATAGCTGCTTTAACTAAAAAAGAAGTTAAAAAAGATGATGAGGAAGAAGTGAAAATGCCTGAAAAAGAGGTAGTTACTCATCAAATATCTGGTATAGATATAATGGACTTAGAAGATGCTGTTAAAGTTTTATGGAAAAACGGTATATATGCAGAAAGCGGTATGGGATGTACTGGTCCTATAGTACTTGTTGCTGAAGGTAAAGGTGAAGTGTGCGTTAAGTTACTTTTAGATTCAGGATATACTGCAAAATAA